A window of Polynucleobacter sp. KF022 genomic DNA:
GCACTCCTGAAACTCGTAAAGCAAAGAATGGCGCTGTGATTGAAGCAGATGCCTCAGTCACCAATATTGCGAGCGAAGTCTTAGTCATCATGACAGCAGATTGCTTGCCGGCTTTATTTACCAATTCAAAGGGAACTATCATTGGTGCAGCACATGCAGGATGGAGGGGACTATGTGCTGGAGTTTTGGAAAACACCGTCGCTGAAATGCTGCGTTTATCTAAAGAATCTACAGCGTCTGATCTATTGGTGTGGCTGGGTCCTGCCATTGGACCGAACTCATTTGAAGTGGGTGAGGATGTAGTGAATGCTTTTAGAGATTCAGGCTTACCTTTTTCAGAGGATGCGTTCAAGCCTATTCCTGGCAAATCTGGAAAGTTCTTGGCTGATATTTATCGTTTGGCTAAAGATCGACTAGAGGCATATGGCATTAAATCAATATTTGGCGGTGAATATTGCACTGTAAAAGACAGTAAGCAGTTTTTCTCATATCGACGCGATGGCATAACTGGTAGATTTGCTTCTGCTATCTGGATTGCTAAATCATGAGTGCTTCATTTTATGAGGGTAACTACTAGCTTAGCTCTTAGGCTAGGGTTATTGCGTATAACTCAATAGCCCTTAAGGGCGGAGAATGTCTCTAATTAATTGAAGAGACTACTATGTTTGCAGGCATGACTACCGGTGCAACGCCATCTTTGGCGCCGCATCATATGGCGTTAATTCCGCCAGAGCGTTTATCTGAAATTCAAAAAGAATATTTCACTGAGCTAGCGCACATTGCAACCAATCCTGAAGCGATTGAAGTTAAAGATCGTCGTTTTGCTGGTAAAGCCTGGCACTCCTCATGGAGCAAAGTGATTGCGGCAACTTATTTACTGAATTCCAAGCACCTCATGGCATTAGCCAAAGCAGTAGAAACAGACGAAAAGTCTAAGCAGAAGATTTTGTTCACAACAGAGCAGATGATTGATGCGCTTTCTCCATCGAACTTTATTGCCACTAATCCAGAAGTATTAGAGAGCATCATCAGCTCCCAAGGTCAGTCCATTCAAAAGGGAATTGTGAACTTATTGGGGGATATGAAAAAAGGTAAGGTCTCTCAAACGGATGAGTCTGCCTTTGAGGTGGGAAAAAATATTGCCACTACTGAAGGACATGTAGTTTTTCGTAATGAGCTCTTTGAATTAATTCAATACACACCGCTGACTGAAAAAGTATTTGAGCGACCTTATTTGATGGTGCCCCCATGCATCAATAAATATTACATTCTGGATTTGCAGCCAGATAACTCTGTCGTTCGTCATATGGTGAGCCAGGGCCATACCGTGTTCTTAGTATCTTGGAAGAATCCAAATGCTGCTATGGCTGAGGTGAGCTGGGATGACTACGTTGGTAAGGGCGTAATCAAGGCAATTGATGTAGTCAAAGAAATCGGCGATACCAAGCAAATTAATATTTTAGGATTCTGCGTCGGCGGCACCTTAACTACCTCTGCATTGGCTGTGTTAGCGGCGCGTGATGAACATCCGGCCGCAAGCTTAACGCTATTCACCACCTTATTGGATTTCACCAATACCGGCATTCTGGACGTCTTTATTGACGAGGGTATGGTTGAGATGCGCGAGAACACCATTGGTGGTAAGGGCGGCAAGTTTGGCATGATGTCGGGCTTAGATTTGGGTAATACATTCTCTTTCTTGCGCCCGAATGATTTAGTTTGGAATTACGTTGTAGAAAATTATCTAAAAGGCAATTCACCGCCCCCATTTGATTTGCTGTATTGGAATGGCGATTCAACCAATTTACCTGGTGCCATGTACTGCTGGTACTTACGCCATACCTATTTGCAAAATGATTTAGTAAAACCAGGCAAGCTCAAAATTTGCGGCGAAAAAATTGATCTAGGCAAAATCAAATGCCCAGCCTATTTGTATGCGTCACAAGAAGATCATATTGTTCCTTGGCAGTCTGCTTATGAATCAACCCATATCCTAAAAGGGAAGAATCGTTTTGTATTGGGTGCTTCAGGCCACATTGCCGGCGTGATTAATCCGCCCGCTAAAAATAAACGTTACTACTTTGAAAATAACAAGATTGCGGCAACGGCTAACGAATGGCTAGAGGGTGCAAAACAAATTCCTGGTAGCTGGTGGCCTGACTACACCAAATGGCTCGAACAATTTGGTGGTGAGCAAAAGCCAGCAAGCACAACTTTTGGTAACGCCAAGTACAAAAAAATGGAAGCAGCGCCTGGTGTGTACGTCAAAGAAAAAGCAACACCAGAGATCAATCAATAATTAACGAAGGTTTTTAAAAGGGGAAAGTAATGTCTCAAAAAGTCGCATATGTAACTGGTGGTATGGGTGGTATTGGTACCGCTATTTGTCAACGTCTTGCTAAAGATGGCTTCAAAGTAATTGCCGGCTGCGGACCAAATTCTCCACGTAAAGACCGATGGCTTGGAGAGCAAAAGGCGCTCGGCTACGATTTCATCGCGTCAGAAGGTAACGTTTCTGACTGGGACAGTACTGTTGCTGCCTTTGAAAAGGTCAAGGCTGAAGTAGGGCGCGTAGATGTTTTGGTAAACAACGCTGGTATTACACGTGATAGCGTTTTCCGCAAGATGACTCCAGATGCATGGAAGGCAGTGATTGATACCAACCTCAATTCCTTATTTAACGTTACCAAGCAAGTGATTGATGGCATGGTTGATAACAACTGGGGCCGCATTATCAATATTTCTTCTGTAAACGGTCAAAAAGGCCAATTTGGTCAATGTAACTATTCCACTGCCAAAGCAGGTTTGCACGGCTTTACGATGGCTTTAGCGCAAGAAGTAGCTACCAAGGGTGTTACTGTTAATACTGTATCTCCTGGTTACATTGGTACCGATATGGTTAAGGCAATCCGTGAAGATGTTTTGGAGAAAATTGTTTCTGGTATTCCAGTGAAGCGTTTAGGTACTCCAGATGAAATTGCCTCTATTTGCTGCTGGATTGCATCAGAAGATGGTGGTTATGCCACTGGCGCAGACTTCTCATTAAATGGCGGTATTCATACTGGCTAATATTGCACTGCAGCAATTATGAGAGTATGTGCAGTACGCAACACAGCGTATTTACCTTTTAGTCAAACTAGGGATAAACTACGCTGATGTTGCGATGCAGTAAAGAGTAAGGATAAAAATGGTAACCCGCGCTAAACGAGCAGGCGAAGATCGGCTCATTAAGAAGTACCCAAATCGTCGTCTCTACGATACCCAAACAAGTACCTATGTCACGCTGTCAGACATTAAGAACTTGGTCATGGGTAGTGAAGTCTTTAAAGTCGTAGATGCCAAAACAGAAGAAGATTTAACGCGCAACATTTTGTTGCAAATTATTCTCGAAGAAGAGGCTGGTGGTGCACCCGTGTTCTCTTCGCAAATGCTCTCCCAAATCATTCGCTTCTATGGAAACTCCATGCAAGGCTTAATGGGTAACTACCTTGAAAAGACCATGCAATCTTTTGTGGATATTCACAACAAGCTTGGCGATCAAACTAAAGGTTTGGGAGCTGGAAGCACTCCAGAGGCCTGGTCTCAGATGATGAATCTCCAGAACCCCCTCATGCAAGGCTTGATGGGCAACTACATGGAACAGAGCAAAGATCTCTTCATCAAAATGCAAGAACAGATGCAGGGCTCACAAAATATTTTTGGAAATTTTCCATTTACGCCTCAGCCCAACAAAACTGAAAAAGAATAGTTGTGGCTGGAAAAATTGGATTTGTATCCTTAGGGTGCCCTAAGGCACTGGTTGATTCAGAGCTCATCCTCACACAACTCAGCGCTGAGGGGTATGAGACTGCTAAGGATTATTCCGGAGCTGACCTAGTAGTTGTTAATACCTGCGGCTTCATAGATTCTGCTGTTGAAGAAAGTCTCTCGGCCATTGGTGAAGCATTAGCTGAAAATGGCAAAGTCATTGTGACTGGTTGCCTTGGCGCCCGTAAAAATGCAGATGGCTCTGATCTCATTCAGAGTATCCACCCTAAAGTGCTTGCCGTTACAGGGCCACACGCAACTGATGAAGTAATGCAAGCCATTCATTTCCACCTTCCCAAGCCGCATGATCCCTTTATCGATTTAGTGCCGCCAGCAGGTGTAAAGCTGACTCCAAAACATTACGCTTATCTCAAAATTAGCGAGGGTTGTAATCACCGCTGTACTTTTTGCATCATTCCTAATATGCGTGGAGATTTGGTTTCACGTCCCATCGGCGAGGTATTGCTAGAAGCTAAACGCTTATTTGAGTCAGGCGTAAAAGAACTGTTGGTTGTCTCCCAGGATACGAGTGCCTATGGTGTAGATATTCAGTATCGCACTGGCTTTTGGGATGGCAAACCAGTTAAAACCAAGATGTTTGATTTGGTAAATGCCTTAAATCAAATTGCGCGCGAACATCAAGCCTGGGTTCGCTTGCATTATGTTTATCCATACCCGCACGTTGATGATGTTTTACCGTTGATGGCTGAGTTTGCAGAACATGGCTATGGCGTTCTGCCTTACTTAGATATTCCATTGCAACATGCGCATCCCGACGTGCTGAAGCGCATGAAACGTCCTGCTAGTGGTGAGAAAAATATAGAACGCATCTTGTCATGGCGTGAAGCTTGTCCTGATTTAGTAATTAGAAGCACTTTCATTGCTGGCTTTCCTGGCGAGACCGAAGAAGAATTTGAATATTTACTCAACTTCTTGGATGAGGCACAAATTGATAGAGCAGGCTGTTTTGCTTATTCGCCAGTAGAGGGTGCTACAGCAAATCAATTGGATAACCCCGTCCCAGATGCAATTCGCGAGGAGCGACGTGCTCGCTTTATGGCAAAAGCAGAGGAAATCTCTGTAAAACGACTTGCTAAAAAAATAGGCAAACGCGTTCAGGTCATTATTGACCGCGTCGATGAATCCGGCGGAATTGGCAGAACTATTGGCGATGCCCCTGAGATTGATGGTTTGGTGAGGGTTTTGCCTGCTAATAAGCCCTCAAAACGCTATCGCGCAGGCGAAATCATCCGGGCCACGGTCATTAGCTCCCAAGGGCATGACCTAATAGCCGAAACTTGACGAATCGAATAAAACTGTCAGCTGGGTTGCTTATTTAGTAATTATTGAGTGCAGTATCAGCCTAATAATTAGGCTTAGTAAAGGGGATTGATATGAGTCGTGATGTCGTTGTCTTAAGTGCAGTTCGTTCCGCAATTGGCACCTTTAATGGTTCCCTCAGTAGCTTTGAGCCTTCAGAGCTCGGCGGCATTGTGATGAAAGAGGCGGTTGCACGCTCTGGTGTAGATCCAGCATTAATTAATTACGTCACTGTTGGGAATACGATTCCGACTGATAGCCGCTATGCCTATGTTGCACGTGTTGCTTCGATTCAGGCTGGTTTGCCAATGGAATCTGTAGCAATGGCCCTCAATCGTTTATGCAGCTCAGGCTTACAAGCGATTGTGACCACAGCTCAGCAAATCATGTTGGGTGATTGTGATTACGGAGTCGGCGGCGGTGTTGAAGTTATGTCTCGAGGTATGTATGGTTCACCTGCAATGCGTAGCGGCGCACGCATGGGCGACACCAAGATGCTTGACCTCATGGTTGCTGTTCTCACTGACCCATTTGGTGTTGGTCACATGGGTGTTACTGCAGAAAACCTAGTAGAAAAATGGAAGCTTACTCGTGAAGAGCAAGATGCATTGGCAGTTGAGTCACACCGCCGTGCGGCAAACGCAATTAAAGAAGGCCGCTTCAAATCTCAAATCGTTCCTATTACTATCAAAACCCGTAAGGGCGATATCGTGTTTGATACCGATGAGCATTGCAAACCAGATACCACAATGGAAACATTGGGCAAGATGAAGGCAGTGTTCAAAAAAGAAGGTGGCTCTGTTACTGCTGGTAATGCTTCAGGCATTAACGATGGTGCAGCATTCTTTGTATTGGCTGATGCCGATACTGCTAAGAAGGCTGGTCATAAGCCTATCGCACGTTTAGTTTCTTATGCGGTTGCCGGTGTTCCAAACCATATCATGGGTGAAGGTCCTATTCCTGCGACTAAGTTAGCCCTGGAGCGTGCAGGTCTCAAATTAGATCAAATCGATGTGATTGAATCTAATGAAGCTTTTGCAGCGCAAGCCTTAGCAGTTACTAAAGGTTTGGGTTTAGATCCTGCCAAAACAAACGTGAATGGTGGTGCGATTGCTTTAGGTCATCCAATTGGTTGTTCTGGAGCCGCTATTGCTACTAAGGCAATCCATGAACTACACCGCGTTCAAGGTAAATACGCCCTAGTAACGATGTGTATCGGTGGTGGTCAAGGTATTGCGACCATTTTTGAGCGCCTCTAAAAAATTACCCTGATCCCTTAGGTAAATCTTAAGAGATCAGTAGTAAAGCAGCATCTAAGCCGACTCGGTCAAAAGCCGCGTCGGCTTTTTCTTTGACTACAGGCTTTGCTTGGTAGGCCACGCTGATACCTGAGCCATTCATCATGATGAGATCATTCGCTCCATCACCCATTGTGATGGAATTTGCTTTAGTGCAACCAAGGCGGGAGCATGCAGCATCTAGATGGGCTGCTTTAGCTGCACCATCAACAATATCGCCAAGCACCTTGCCAGTCAGTTTGCCATCAATAATCTCAAGAGTATTTGCTTGAGTTTGTTTAAAGCCTAATTGCTCACGCAGCTTTTCGGTAAAGAAGGTGAATCCACCCGAAACCAAGAGTGTATAAATGCCGCGCTCATGTGCTCCAGCTAGGAGTTCAGCTGCGCCGGGGTTAGGGCGTAAACGTTCACGATAGACAGACTCCAGTGCATCGGCGTGCACGCCCTCTAGCAAAGCAACACGTCTTTTGAGACTCTCTTGAAAGTCTTTAATTTCTCCACGCATGGTGGCTTCGGTAATTTCAGCTACAGCCGATTTCTTGCCGGTAAAATCTGCGATCTCATCGATACACTCAATGTTAATGAGCGTCGAGTCCATGTCCATGGCAAGAACACGTATATCCTGCGAAACAAGATCTGGCTTTAAGAAGCAGAGATCAGTATTAAAGCCTCCTGCAAGAGAGCGAAGTTGCTCACGTTGAGGTATCTCAAGAGGTGCGCTGGATTCAAAACGCTCAGAATAATAAGTGCCATTACTAAGTTGACCGCCAATCAAGTGCAGCGAGACACCATACTGTAAGGCTTGATCTTTTAGTGAAAAGATCAGCTTTTCAGATAAGGGGTCTCTGGATATCGCTACAAGTACTTGATTTCTCATGGCTTAATAATAATCGGATTATTGACCCGTCTTCATTGGGCTTAAAACAGCAGATTCATTCAGGCGTCTGAGGACTTGCCTAATGGCATCCAGGCGTTGCCCTAGCTTCTCAAATTCTCGGTCTTTCTGTGGCAATACTTTGAGCTTATCCTGCCCATTGAGTTGAATGTGCTTTGAAGACTGAATCAGTTGAATGATTTTCATTGGGTCAATCGGAGGATTCGGTATAAATTGAATCTGGATGGAAGCAGGGGTTGCATCAATCTTCTTAATACCAAAGCCAGTCATTTCAAGGCGCAGGCGGTGAGTTTCATAAAAGGACTTCGCTTGATCGGGCAGATCTCCAAAGCGATCTACCAACTCTTCACGCAAGCCCATTAATTCAGAGAAGTCGTGGGTACTTGCAAATCGTTTATATAGCGAGAGACGCTCATGTACATCAGGACAGTAATCCTCTGGTAGTAGGGCGGGTACACCGAGATTCACATCGGTAGTTGCCTGCAGTGGCGAGAGAAGATCTGGCTCTTTACCGCTGCGCAAGGATTTCACGGCGCGATTCAGCATCTCGGTGTAGAGCTGAAATCCAATCTCATGAATCTCTCCAGATTGTTTATCGCCCAATACTTCACCAGCGCCACGAATTTCTAAATCGTGCATCGCCAAATAGAACCCAGAGCCCAACTCTTCCATAGCTTGAATAGCATTTAATCTTAGCTGCGCTTGTTTACTCAGCGCCTCAGGATCGGGAACTAGTAAATAGGCATAGGCTTGGTGATGGGAGCGGCCCACACGACCACGCAACTGGTGGAGCTGGGCTAATCCAAACTTATCTGCACGGTGCATGATGATGGTATTGGCTGTGGGTACATCAATGCCCGTTTCAATGATAGTGGTGCATAACAAGATATTGGTTCGTTGAGTTACAAACTCACGCATGACGGATTCAAGTTCGCGCTCATGCATTTGGCCGTGAGCCACGCTAATACGTGCCTCAGGAATCAATTCTTGTAATGCATGTTTACGATTCTGAATAGTCTCCACTTCATTGTGCAAGAAATAAACCTGACCACCACGTTTGATTTCACGCAATACTGCTTCACGAATAACGCCATCACCTTCGCGACGGACGAAGGTCTTAATAGCTAAACGTTTCTGAGGGGCAGTAGCGATGATGGAAAATTCTCTTAAACCTTCCATTGCCATACCCAATGTTCGTGGGATAGGTGTGGCTGTTAGGGTCAAGATATCAACCTCAGCTCGAAGTGCTTTAAGAGCATCTTTTTGGCGCACACCAAAGCGATGCTCCTCATCAACAATCACCAATCCTAAATTGGCAAACTGAGTTTCTTTTGAAAGCAGTTTGTGCGTTCCAATAATGATGTCTGCCTCACCCTTGGCGATCGCTTCGAGTGCTGCATTAATCTCTTTGGTAGTTTTAAAGCGGGAGAGCTCAACAATACGTACCGGCCAATCTGCAAAGCGATCCTTCCAGGTAGCGACGTGCTGTTCAGCAAGTAGGGTGGTTGGTGCCAAAATAGCGACTTGCTTTCCACCCATCACGGCAACAAAGCTAGCGCGTAGGGCCACTTCTGTTTTTCCAAAGCCAACGTCGCCACAAACTAAGCGATCCATTGGGGTGCCACTAGTCATATCCCCGATGACCGCTGCAATCGCATTGGCTTGGTCAGGTGTTTCTTCAAAGCCAAAGCTTTCTGCAAAAGCGGCATAGTCATGTGCTGAAAACTCAAAGGCATGTCCTTTTCGTATCGCTCTGGCAGCATATAAACCGAGCAACTCTGCAGCTGTATCGCGAATTTGCTGAGCAGCTTTTCTTTTGGCCTTATCCCACTGGCCTGAGCCTAGCTGATGCAAGGGCGCTGAATCAGGATCGGACCCGGCGTAACGAGTCACCATTTCTAGTTGCTGTACTGGAACATACAAGGTGGCTTGGCCTGCATATTGCAAATGCAAGAACTCTTCAAAAATAGGCGCTTCTTTAGGTGGCGCAAGATTCAGAAGGACTAAACCTTGATAACGCCCAATGCCATGCTCTGCGTGTACTACCGGATCACCAATCTTGAGTTCGGATAGATCCTTAAACAACATATCAGGATCAGCATTCTCATTCGCCTTTCCTTTGCGGCGTTGTCTTGCGGTAGTAGTAAATAATTCCGCCTCAGTAATAACAATAAGATTTTCTGAGGACCAAGAAAATCCATTAAAGAGTGGTGCGGTTACCAGACCAAATAGTGAATCGCTCTTAATAAAATCGGCAATGCCCTCAAAGCCTTCTGGCTTTAATGGGTAAAGGGGCTTGCCATCTGAGCCAGCAACTGAATTGCTTTCTTCAAAAAGCTGTCGAATCGATTCTTTACGACCGGCGCTATCACTACAAACCAGTACACGTACTTTTTTAGTGGCAACGATCTTCCGAAGGTTGCTAATAGGGTCGGCGTCACGACGATGAACTGCAATATCGGGGACTGCATAAAACTCACTCTTATCAGAACCGTCTTTTTCAAATGCTAGGCGAGCATATGGTTTAGAAGTTGTGAAAAATTCATCAACATCTAAAAATAATTCTTTGGGTGGAAGAATGGGGCGATCTAAATCGTGCTTGAGAAATTCATAACGAGATAGCGTATCTTTCCAAAAACCCTTAATCGTTTCCTCTACATCGCCAATACTGACCAGCCAAACAGGGTCCCCCGACCTAGGGAAATAGTCGAAAACATTGGATTGCTCTTCGAAAAAGAGCGGCAAGTAGGATTCAATACCGGCGCTGGGTATACCTAGGTTGGCGTCTTTATAAATAGAGCAGCGACTAGGATCACCTTCAAAGACCTCTCTCCAGCGACCTCTGAATGCGGTACGTGAGGCATCATCAAATGGAAACTCATGCCCTGGAAGTAATCGTATTTCTTTTACTGGATAGAGGCTGCGTTGTGTGTCAGGGTCAAATGCGCGGATTTGTTCAATCTCATCGCCAAATAAATCCAATCGATAAGGTAGATTAGATCCCATCGGAAATAAATCAAACAAGCCCCCGCGAATACTGTATTCCCCGGGACGCATTACTGCGCTGACAGGATCGTAACCAGCTTGTTGTAGTTGTAGCTTTAATGCAGCCTCATTGAGCTTGTCGCCTTGGCTAAAGAAAAAAGTGTGGCCCGATAAAAAATTAGGAGGGCCGAGTCTTTGGAGTGCGGTGGTAACAGGTACCAAAACAATGTCACAGCTACCATTGAGTAATTCGTAAAGAGTGGCAAGCCGTTCAGAAACTAAATCCTGATGTGGCGAAAAATGGTCGTAGGGAAGAATTTCCCAATCCGGCAAAAGCCTGGTTTTTAGCTGTGGCGCAAATGCGGGGATTTCTTCTAATAGGCGCTGGGCCTCCTGAGCTTGTGCACAAAAAATCACCATCACCGAAAAATTGGCGCGGTAGCGAAGGGCGGTTTGCGCTATTAAAGCGGCATCTGACGACCCAACTAACCCGGAAAAGGTAAAGCGCTGCCCAGCCCGGGGAGCGGGTATAGGGGGTGCTAGATTTAATGCATCAGACATCTAGGCTCATTATAGAATCAGGTATGGCTCCAGGAAATCCTTCAAAAAAGAAATGTCATGCGCTTTTGCCAACAGCGGGCACAGGCTCACGTTTCGGTGGAGGGCTCCCTAAGCAATTTCAGCAGTTGGCAGGAAAGCCAATGCTTTGCTATGCGCTAGAAGCTTTTTTAAACACCCCTCAAGTGGAGTCAATCTGGATTGGCGTGAACCCTGGGTTTATTGATAACCCCATTTTGCAATTAATTTCTAATGGCGCTCATCAGATTCAATTTTTGCCAACGGGTGGACCAACCAGGCAAGAGACGGTTAGAAATACATTAGCTGCAATGCTCAAAGCAGGCGTCCCTGATGATGATTGGATCTTGGTTCACGATGCGGCTAGGCCAGGGATAACACCGGCACTCATAGAGAAGTTAATTCACACGGTTGAAGCAGCAAATGCTGGCGGCATATTGGCCGTGCCTTTAGCGGACACTCTTAAGCAAGCAGATCTGGATTCAGTAGTAGCTGGAAACATCCCGCACTCGGAAAGAACGATTCCCCGCGAACATCTCTGGCAAGCACAAACCCCGCAGATGTTTGGTTTGAAGCAGTTACACGATGCGCTCGAAAGCGCCATTCGTCTTGAAGCTGATGTAACAGATGAGGCCAGTGCAATAGAGTTAGTCGGTGTTAAACCATTATTAATTGAAGGTGCCGCCCGCAATTTCAAGGTAACCCATCCTGCAGACTGGGAGCTGATGCAGCTACTGTTAAATGCACGCGCTAAGTAAAGATCAAATATGACCCAAAGCAATCACCATATTCCACAGTTTCGCATTGGCCAGGGTTATGACGTTCATGCCTTAGTTCCTGATCGCAAACTCATCCTAGGGGGTGTTCATATTCCTTTTGAAAAGGGTTTATTGGGACATTCTGATGCAGATGCTCTTTTGCATGCTCTAACGGATGCCTTATTAGGCGCTGCTGGATTAAATGATATTGGGCAGTTATTTCCTGATACGGATCCTCAGTTCAAGGATATGGACAGCCGAATCTTGCTCAGAGCAGCCCTTCAGAAGGTTCAGGCGGCAGGGTTTCAAATAGGCAATGTCGATGCCACCATCATCTGCCAAAAGCCAAAATTGGCCGATTTTTTGCCAGAAATGGTCCGTAATATTGCGGCCGATTTGGCCGTTACCCCAAGCCATGTCAACCTTAAAGCCAAGACCAACGAATCCCTTGGGCACCTGGGCAGGGGAGAGGGCATCGCTGTACATGCAGTAGCTTTGCTCTACAAGGCCTAAAACAATCTCTAAAACCCTAGGCATTGTAGAATTACGGTCTTTAGAGTGAAGTCTAGGCTTGGCAGTTTGCGGATATTCGCGAGGATGGCGAAATTGGTAGACGCACCAGGTTTAGGTCCTGACGCCAGAAATGGTGTGGGGGTTCGAGTCCCCCTCCTCGCACCACAAGATTGCTACTTGGCTTGGACTTCACATTTCCAGATCTTCAATTAAGAGACGAGAATGGCTGTGCAGATAGAAAATTTAGGTTCACTAGACCGCAAAATGACTTTGGAATTCGCTCGTGCCGATTTGGCAAAAGCGCGCGAGGCCCGCTTGGCTAAAGTTGGTAAGACCATGAAGATGGCCGGCTTCCGTCCAGGCAAGGTTCCAAAGAACATTATTGAAAAACAACACGGCATGCAAATTGATTTCGAATTGCAATTCGATAAAGCAGCTGAGCTCTTTTACGAGATGGCGCAAAAAGAAGGTGTGGCTTTAGCTGGCCAACCTCGTCTAGAGCCTAAGAGTGAGCTCGAAGCAGAGAAGGTTGTGTTTGATGCCTTCTTTGAAGTATTGCCAGAAGTAAAGATTGGCGACTTCAGTAAAGCTGAAGTAACTAAGTACACAACAGATATTGGCGAAGCCGAAATTGACCGCGCTTTAGATGTATTGCGTAAACAGCAAGTCCATTACCACGCGCGCGGCGAGGCTGGTGCCCATGGCGACGGCGGCTCTAATACTGCGGCACAAGCAGGCGACCAAGTTGTGATCGATTTTGTTGGCAAGATTGATGGCGTTGAATTCGCTGGTGGCAAAGCCGAAAACTTTGAATATGTATTGGGCGAAGGTCGCATGCTTCCTGAATTTGAAGCAGCTACCTTAGGTCTAAAAGTTGGCGAGAGCAAATCGTTCCCCTTAAGCTTTCCCGCTGACTACCACGGTAAAGATGTTGCTGGTAAGACTGCGGAATTCACTATCACTGTTAAGGCCGTTAATTGGGCCCATCTACCAGCCGTTGATGACGCATTTGCATTGTCATTAGGTGTTACTGAAGGTGGCGTTGCAAAAATGCGTGCTGAAGTAAAAGAGAATTTAGATCGCGAAGTAAAGCGTCGTATTACTTCTCTAATGAAAAATGAAGTCATGGATAAGCTCAATGACTTATGTGAGTTGGATGTTCCTAAATCTCTCGTTGCCTCAGAGCAAGAGCGTTTGGTTGAGAATGCTCGTCAAGA
This region includes:
- the pgeF gene encoding peptidoglycan editing factor PgeF; the protein is MIVIEPQWPRPPNIHALLSTRSSGASKSPYDSLNLGDHVGDDIEDVLTNRAIFTQALPSNPLWLKQTHSVVVSTPETRKAKNGAVIEADASVTNIASEVLVIMTADCLPALFTNSKGTIIGAAHAGWRGLCAGVLENTVAEMLRLSKESTASDLLVWLGPAIGPNSFEVGEDVVNAFRDSGLPFSEDAFKPIPGKSGKFLADIYRLAKDRLEAYGIKSIFGGEYCTVKDSKQFFSYRRDGITGRFASAIWIAKS
- the phaC gene encoding class I poly(R)-hydroxyalkanoic acid synthase — translated: MFAGMTTGATPSLAPHHMALIPPERLSEIQKEYFTELAHIATNPEAIEVKDRRFAGKAWHSSWSKVIAATYLLNSKHLMALAKAVETDEKSKQKILFTTEQMIDALSPSNFIATNPEVLESIISSQGQSIQKGIVNLLGDMKKGKVSQTDESAFEVGKNIATTEGHVVFRNELFELIQYTPLTEKVFERPYLMVPPCINKYYILDLQPDNSVVRHMVSQGHTVFLVSWKNPNAAMAEVSWDDYVGKGVIKAIDVVKEIGDTKQINILGFCVGGTLTTSALAVLAARDEHPAASLTLFTTLLDFTNTGILDVFIDEGMVEMRENTIGGKGGKFGMMSGLDLGNTFSFLRPNDLVWNYVVENYLKGNSPPPFDLLYWNGDSTNLPGAMYCWYLRHTYLQNDLVKPGKLKICGEKIDLGKIKCPAYLYASQEDHIVPWQSAYESTHILKGKNRFVLGASGHIAGVINPPAKNKRYYFENNKIAATANEWLEGAKQIPGSWWPDYTKWLEQFGGEQKPASTTFGNAKYKKMEAAPGVYVKEKATPEINQ
- a CDS encoding 3-ketoacyl-ACP reductase: MSQKVAYVTGGMGGIGTAICQRLAKDGFKVIAGCGPNSPRKDRWLGEQKALGYDFIASEGNVSDWDSTVAAFEKVKAEVGRVDVLVNNAGITRDSVFRKMTPDAWKAVIDTNLNSLFNVTKQVIDGMVDNNWGRIINISSVNGQKGQFGQCNYSTAKAGLHGFTMALAQEVATKGVTVNTVSPGYIGTDMVKAIREDVLEKIVSGIPVKRLGTPDEIASICCWIASEDGGYATGADFSLNGGIHTG
- the phaR gene encoding polyhydroxyalkanoate synthesis repressor PhaR; its protein translation is MVTRAKRAGEDRLIKKYPNRRLYDTQTSTYVTLSDIKNLVMGSEVFKVVDAKTEEDLTRNILLQIILEEEAGGAPVFSSQMLSQIIRFYGNSMQGLMGNYLEKTMQSFVDIHNKLGDQTKGLGAGSTPEAWSQMMNLQNPLMQGLMGNYMEQSKDLFIKMQEQMQGSQNIFGNFPFTPQPNKTEKE
- the rimO gene encoding 30S ribosomal protein S12 methylthiotransferase RimO: MAGKIGFVSLGCPKALVDSELILTQLSAEGYETAKDYSGADLVVVNTCGFIDSAVEESLSAIGEALAENGKVIVTGCLGARKNADGSDLIQSIHPKVLAVTGPHATDEVMQAIHFHLPKPHDPFIDLVPPAGVKLTPKHYAYLKISEGCNHRCTFCIIPNMRGDLVSRPIGEVLLEAKRLFESGVKELLVVSQDTSAYGVDIQYRTGFWDGKPVKTKMFDLVNALNQIAREHQAWVRLHYVYPYPHVDDVLPLMAEFAEHGYGVLPYLDIPLQHAHPDVLKRMKRPASGEKNIERILSWREACPDLVIRSTFIAGFPGETEEEFEYLLNFLDEAQIDRAGCFAYSPVEGATANQLDNPVPDAIREERRARFMAKAEEISVKRLAKKIGKRVQVIIDRVDESGGIGRTIGDAPEIDGLVRVLPANKPSKRYRAGEIIRATVISSQGHDLIAET
- a CDS encoding acetyl-CoA C-acyltransferase family protein; the protein is MSRDVVVLSAVRSAIGTFNGSLSSFEPSELGGIVMKEAVARSGVDPALINYVTVGNTIPTDSRYAYVARVASIQAGLPMESVAMALNRLCSSGLQAIVTTAQQIMLGDCDYGVGGGVEVMSRGMYGSPAMRSGARMGDTKMLDLMVAVLTDPFGVGHMGVTAENLVEKWKLTREEQDALAVESHRRAANAIKEGRFKSQIVPITIKTRKGDIVFDTDEHCKPDTTMETLGKMKAVFKKEGGSVTAGNASGINDGAAFFVLADADTAKKAGHKPIARLVSYAVAGVPNHIMGEGPIPATKLALERAGLKLDQIDVIESNEAFAAQALAVTKGLGLDPAKTNVNGGAIALGHPIGCSGAAIATKAIHELHRVQGKYALVTMCIGGGQGIATIFERL